One genomic segment of Coffea arabica cultivar ET-39 chromosome 6e, Coffea Arabica ET-39 HiFi, whole genome shotgun sequence includes these proteins:
- the LOC113697226 gene encoding probably inactive leucine-rich repeat receptor-like protein kinase At5g06940: MAIFSRCFVLLSFSFSFFLLASASSEADILLSFKDSIEDVSNTLSSWSNTTAIHHCNWTGVTCTNTFPQNVYFIDLQSMNLSGEISPSICQLPNLTNLNLADNLFNQAIPLHLSQCASLETLNISNNLIWGTIPEQISQFQFLKVLDFSRNHIEGKIPEGIGLLNNLQVLNLGGNLLTGSVPMVLGNCSELVVLDISQNPFLLSEMPADIGKLNKLEMLLLQSSGFYGQIPNIFEGLKSLSILDLSVNNLTGSLPPIGMFLPNLVSFDVSQNKLFGPFPNGICEAKDLANLGLYSNSFNGSIPNDLIKECSSLERFQVQNNMFTGNFPSWLWSLPKLKLIRAENNRFSGEIPDSISKATLLEQVQIDNNSFVSKVPQGLGLVSSLYRFSASQNKLYGELPPNFCDSPVMSIMNFSHNYLSGGFPEVKKCRKLVSLSLADNNLIGEIPQSLADLPVLTYLDLSHNNLSGPIPGGLQNLKLALFNVSFNRLSGRVPLSLISGLPASFLQGNPDLCGPGLPNTCSDDQSRHRTANLSKLTGALSSIALVFVVAIVAFGVYVLRQSHKQKSQMDAWKSVFFYPMRINEHDLIMAMDEKAARGDGGAFGQVYIVNLPNGESVAVKRLENFRSQSFKALKTEVKTLAKIRHRNIVKILGFCHNDDSLLLIYENISRGSLGDVIRKPDSQLPWTIRLRIAIGVAQGLAYLHQDYLPRLLHRNIKSRNILLDADFEPKLTDFALDRIVGETAYQLSLASGSEKSCYIPPEYGHTKKATEQSDAYSFGVILLELVTGRQAEQPAAMDSLNVVKWVRRKINLKNGAVQLLDPKISQNCQQAMLAVLEIAVQCTNVVPEKRPRMSEVLKALQSINSRNSLASKELSSSGESSVHF, translated from the exons ATGGCTATCTTCAGCAGGTGTTTTGttctcctctctttttcatTCTCATTCTTCCTCTTGGCCTCTGCTTCATCTGAAGCAGATATTCTTCTTTCATTCAAGGACTCAATTGAAGATGTTTCGAACACTCTTTCTAGTTGGTCCAACACCACAGCCATTCATCATTGTAACTGGACTGGAGTCACTTGCACAAATACATTTCCTCAGAATGTCTACTTCATTGACCTCCAGAGCATGAATCTCTCCGGTGAAATCTCACCATCTATATGTCAGCTTCCTAATCTCACCAACCTCAACCTTGCTGACAATCTCTTCAACCAAGCTATCCCCTTGCATCTCTCACAATGTGCTTCTTTGGAAACCTTGAATATCAGTAACAATCTCATCTGGGGCACAATCCCAGAACAGATTTCTCAGTTCCAGTTCCTGAAAGTGCTTGATTTCAGCAGAAACCACATTGAAGGAAAAATCCCAGAAGGCATTGGCTTACTTAATAACCTTCAAGTTCTCAACTTGGGTGGAAACTTACTTACAGGTAGTGTTCCAATGGTTCTTGGAAATTGCAGTGAGCTTGTGGTTCTTGATATATCTCAAAATCCTTTCTTGCTGAGTGAGATGCCAGCCGATATCGGTAAGCTTAATAAGCTTGAGATGCTTTTGCTACAAAGCTCTGGCTTTTATGGTCAAATCCCAAATATTTTCGAGGGTTTAAAAAGTTTATCCATTTTAGACCTGTCTGTTAATAATCTGACTGGCAGCTTGCCTCCAATTGGTATGTTTCTACCAAATTTggtttcttttgatgtttcacAAAATAAGCTTTTTGGGCCATTTCCAAATGGGATATGTGAGGCTAAAGATCTTGCAAATCTAGGTCTATATTCCAATTCATTTAATGGTTCAATACCCAATGACTTGATTAAAGAATGCAGCagccttgagagatttcaggtTCAGAACAACATGTTTACTGGGAATTTTCCTTCTTGGTTATGGTCTTTGCCCAAATTGAAGCTCATTAGAGCTGAGAACAATAGATTTTCTGGAGAGATACCTGATTCAATATCAAAAGCTACTCTGCTGGAGCAAGTTCAAATTGATAATAATAGCTTTGTAAGTAAAGTTCCTCAAGGTCTTGGGCTGGTAAGCAGCTTGTATAGATTTTCTGCATCCCAGAATAAGTTATATGGCGAGCTTCCTCCAAACTTTTGTGATTCACCTGTGATGAGTATCATGAATTTCTCCCATAATTACCTTTCAGGGGGATTTCCTGAAGTTAAGAAGTGTAGGAAGTTAGTCTCACTATCTCTGGCTGATAACAATCTTATTGGTGAAATACCACAATCACTAGCAGACTTGCCTGTGTTGACTTACCTGGATCTTTCCCACAATAACCTTTCTGGTCCAATTCCGGGAGGCCTTCAGAACTTGAAGCTTGCTCTCTTCAATGTGTCCTTTAATAGGCTGTCTGGTAGAGTTCCATTGTCACTGATTTCTGGCCTTCCTGCTTCCTTTTTGCAAGGAAATCCTGATCTATGTGGTCCAGGATTGCCAAATACTTGTTCGGATGACCAGTCTAGGCACAGAACAGCTAATCTTTCAAAATTAACTGGTGCACTGAGCTCAATAGCTTTGGTTTTTGTGGTAGCCATTGTTGCTTTTGGAGTCTACGTATTGAGACAATCCCACAAGCAAAAATCTCAAATGGATGCTTGGAAGTCGGTTTTCTTTTATCCTATGAGAATTAATGAGCATGATTTGATAATGGCTATGGATGAAAAGGCTGCTAGAGGAGATGGTGGAGCTTTTGGACAAGTCTATATCGTAAACTTACCGAATGGAGAGAGCGTTGCTGTAAAGAGATTGGAGAATTTCAGAAGTCAATCTTTCAAAGCTTTGAAGACAGAGGTTAAAACCTTGGCCAAGATTAGGCACCgaaatattgttaaaattcTAGGCTTCTGCCACAATGATGATTCCCTCTTGTTGATTTATGAGAATATATCAAGAGGGAGTCTTGGTGATGTAATCAGAAAACCCGACTCTCAGCTACCTTGGACCATTAGGTTGAGGATAGCTATTGGAGTTGCTCAAGGATTGGCTTATCTTCACCAGGATTATCTTCCACGTTTGCTTCATAGGAACATTAAGTCAAGAAATATTCTTCTTGATGCTGATTTTGAACCAAAGCTTACAGATTTTGCTCTGGATAGAATTGTTGGTGAAACTGCATATCAGCTATCCCTGGCATCGGGATCTGAGAAGTCTTGTTACATTCCACCAG AATATGGTCATACGAAAAAAGCTACAGAACAGTCGGATGCATACAGCTTTGGTGTCATCCTCTTAGAGCTTGTTACTGGCCGTCAAGCAGAGCAACCAGCAGCTATGGACTCCCTCAATGTTGTGAAATGGGTAAGAAGAAAGATCAACTTAAAAAATGGGGCAGTTCAACTTCTTGACCCAAAGATTTCACAAAACTGCCAACAAGCAATGCTGGCAGTCCTGGAGATTGCTGTGCAATGCACCAATGTGGTGCCAGAGAAACGGCCACGTATGTCTGAAGTCCTGAAAGCACTTCAGTCCATCAACTCAAGGAATAGCTTAGCAAGCAAAGAATTATCATCTTCTGGTGAAAGTTCAGTTCATTTCTGA
- the LOC113697366 gene encoding zinc finger A20 and AN1 domain-containing stress-associated protein 8-like yields the protein MESSEETGCQAPEGPILCINNCGFFGSAATMNMCSKCHKEMILKQDQAKLAASSIENIVNGSSSSKEKEPVVTGALAVQAVSADFEVVSTQASPEILVGQGSEAKVKEGPNRCSTCRKRVGLTGFNCRCGNLFCAVHRYSDKHECPFDYRAAAQDAIAKANPVVKAEKLDKI from the coding sequence ATGGAGTCTTCAGAAGAGACAGGCTGCCAAGCTCCGGAAGGTCCAATTCTTTGCATTAACAATTGTGGGTTTTTTGGTAGTGCAGCAACCATGAACATGTGTTCAAAGTGCCACAAGGAGATGATCTTGAAGCAGGATCAAGCCAAACTTGCTGCTTCATCGATTGAGAACATCGTCAATGGCAGTTCAAGTAGTAAAGAGAAAGAGCCTGTTGTTACTGGCGCTTTGGCTGTACAAGCTGTGTCAGCGGACTTTGAAGTTGTTTCGACTCAGGCATCCCCTGAGATTTTAGTGGGGCAGGGCTCAGAAGCGAAGGTAAAAGAGGGCCCAAACAGGTGCAGCACTTGCCGCAAACGTGTGGGTTTAACTGGTTTTAACTGCAGATGTGGAAATCTTTTCTGTGCCGTGCATCGTTATTCTGATAAGCATGAGTGTCCATTTGACTATCGCGCTGCTGCTCAGGATGCAATAGCTAAAGCTAATCCTGTTGTCAAAGCAGAAAAGCTTGATAAGATCTAG